The following coding sequences lie in one Leptospira mtsangambouensis genomic window:
- a CDS encoding ribonuclease HI family protein — protein MSTKDTTFIYCDGSSRGNPGPAAIGVSFQNNDGVEFFFLSEKIGNATNNVAEWQALHRGMEEAINQNLQKIRFRLDSELVVKQMKGEYKVKNKDLLVFKNKCDSLKSSFQNFEIQYIPREQNSRADQLANLAQDKKD, from the coding sequence ATGTCGACAAAAGATACCACCTTCATTTACTGTGACGGTAGTTCCCGTGGAAATCCAGGACCTGCAGCGATCGGTGTTTCGTTTCAAAACAATGATGGAGTCGAATTTTTTTTTCTTTCTGAAAAAATCGGAAACGCAACAAACAATGTAGCAGAATGGCAAGCTTTACATCGAGGGATGGAAGAAGCCATCAACCAAAATCTTCAAAAAATTCGATTCCGTTTGGATTCAGAACTTGTCGTCAAACAGATGAAAGGCGAATACAAAGTAAAAAACAAAGACTTACTTGTTTTTAAAAACAAATGCGATTCTTTAAAATCATCTTTCCAAAACTTTGAAATTCAATACATCCCTCGAGAACAAAACTCTCGAGCTGACCAATTAGCAAACCTAGCCCAAGACAAAAAGGATTGA
- a CDS encoding class I SAM-dependent methyltransferase, which produces MTERGFGALTMFENRLRKLKKEREKWAKRESIECYRIYSEDIPQIPCILDRYPSGLVLYDKSSLRFQAEEGHDDRFDRIATIVRDVFQITEGQLFLKRRKKQKGSDQYDKLAIEGNFEWVKESNLEFRINLSDYLDTGLFLDHRITRDWIRKTSQGKSVLNLFSYTGAFSVYAASGGAKKTKSVDLSKTYCDWALKNLEHNGFKSTNHQIVNADILQWIEEETKNPNRERYDLIFLDPPTFSNSKKMREEWDVQTKHRNLLLLLLTKFLSDNGEIWFSTNFRKFKMEVVDEEWNERGFLCINRTKESIPADFRDEKIHQLFCIKPDSKN; this is translated from the coding sequence ATGACCGAACGGGGATTTGGTGCCCTTACCATGTTTGAAAATCGCCTTCGCAAATTAAAGAAGGAACGCGAAAAATGGGCAAAAAGAGAATCAATTGAATGTTATCGTATTTATTCTGAAGACATTCCACAAATACCATGCATTTTGGATCGGTATCCCAGCGGATTGGTATTGTATGACAAAAGTTCATTGCGATTTCAAGCCGAAGAAGGTCATGATGATCGTTTCGACAGAATTGCAACAATTGTAAGAGATGTATTCCAAATCACCGAAGGACAACTGTTTCTAAAACGACGTAAAAAACAAAAAGGCTCAGACCAATACGACAAATTAGCCATCGAAGGAAATTTTGAATGGGTAAAGGAATCAAATTTAGAATTTCGTATCAATCTATCTGATTATTTAGATACAGGCCTTTTTTTGGATCATCGTATTACAAGAGATTGGATTAGAAAAACCTCACAGGGAAAATCAGTATTAAATTTATTTTCTTATACTGGTGCATTCTCCGTTTACGCCGCGTCAGGTGGTGCAAAAAAAACAAAAAGTGTGGATCTCTCCAAAACTTATTGTGATTGGGCTTTAAAAAATCTCGAACATAATGGTTTTAAGTCGACAAATCATCAAATAGTCAATGCTGATATTTTGCAATGGATCGAAGAAGAAACCAAAAATCCAAACAGGGAACGTTATGATTTAATTTTCTTGGATCCTCCAACCTTTTCTAATAGTAAAAAAATGCGAGAAGAGTGGGACGTCCAAACAAAACATAGAAATCTTCTGTTGTTACTATTAACAAAATTTCTTTCTGATAATGGTGAGATTTGGTTTTCTACCAATTTTAGAAAATTTAAAATGGAAGTTGTGGATGAAGAGTGGAACGAACGGGGTTTTCTTTGTATCAATCGAACCAAGGAATCGATTCCTGCAGACTTTCGTGATGAAAAAATTCATCAGTTGTTCTGCATCAAACCCGATTCCAAAAATTAA
- a CDS encoding motility protein A has protein sequence MIHSTLLGILAAVLSVFVAILIEGASLRSFFHLPAMLLIVGGTLGATFASYSISQVTKAVRDTRFALSRKKERDLKLIFFRFWEKARKDGLLSLEDEAKKLDNPFLQKGIQLIVDGSDPRTIEEILWEAHEEEEKNDMKSAKVFETAAGFSPTVGIIGTVLGLVTVLENLDGGTKVLGQGIATAFIATFYGISFANLILLPISNQLKVVAKRESNERQAIMRGILSLQSGENRRILAERIDPFVKY, from the coding sequence ATGATCCATTCTACACTACTCGGAATCCTCGCAGCCGTTTTATCGGTGTTTGTTGCAATATTAATCGAAGGCGCATCGCTAAGATCCTTTTTCCATCTTCCCGCGATGTTACTCATCGTAGGTGGAACGTTAGGTGCAACATTCGCATCTTATTCCATTTCCCAAGTAACGAAGGCCGTAAGAGATACAAGGTTTGCTCTTTCGAGAAAAAAAGAAAGAGATCTCAAACTTATATTTTTTCGATTTTGGGAAAAAGCTAGAAAAGATGGCCTATTGTCGTTAGAAGACGAAGCAAAAAAATTAGATAATCCATTTTTACAGAAAGGGATTCAACTGATTGTAGATGGCTCAGATCCAAGAACCATTGAAGAAATTTTATGGGAAGCACACGAAGAAGAAGAAAAGAATGATATGAAATCTGCGAAAGTTTTTGAAACAGCAGCAGGTTTTTCTCCCACAGTCGGAATCATTGGTACTGTGTTAGGACTTGTCACGGTTCTCGAAAATTTAGATGGTGGAACAAAGGTTCTGGGACAAGGGATAGCAACGGCCTTCATTGCCACTTTTTATGGGATCTCATTTGCAAACTTAATTTTACTCCCTATTTCGAACCAACTCAAAGTTGTCGCCAAACGCGAGAGTAACGAACGACAAGCCATCATGAGAGGAATTTTATCGTTACAATCTGGCGAAAATCGTAGGATCCTCGCAGAACGAATTGATCCTTTTGTTAAATATTAA